The following coding sequences lie in one Arachis stenosperma cultivar V10309 chromosome 5, arast.V10309.gnm1.PFL2, whole genome shotgun sequence genomic window:
- the LOC130980756 gene encoding uncharacterized protein LOC130980756: MCEELRCYLMRRMVQHKRLIECHHEKLIPVKEKRLKRLVKPSNKWTAEWIGDNERKHFEVTYKGSKLDVDLIKHTCTYNRWQLTGMPCTHAVAAIRKRHDNMEDYVHPWLYMESLKKTYKHFIQPVTSEEFWIRTDQTRPDAPVIKRLIGRPKVHIRQKDPTETVIEGEKLKRSFYVKCSKFGQTGHNYKTYKSVPSNPN; this comes from the exons ATGTGCGAGGAATTGCGATGCTATCTCATGAGGCGTATGGTTCAACATAAGAGACTAATAGAGTGCCATCACGAAAAGCTTATACCAGTTAAAGAGAAAAGGTTGAAGCGACTTGTCAAGCCAAGTAACAAATGGACTGCGGAGTGGATTGGTGATAACGAGCGCAAGCATTTTGAGGTCACCTACAAGGGATCTAAATTAGATGTGGATCTGATCAAGCATACATGCACATATAATAGGTGGCAACTAACCG GAATGCCATGCACTCATGCCGTAGCTGCAATTAGGAAAAGACATGATAACATGGAAGATTATGTGCATCCATGGTTATACATGGAATCTTTGAAGAAGACTTACAAACACTTCATCCAGCCTGTAACTAGTGAAGAGTTCTGGATACGGACGGATCAAACTAGGCCTGATGCACCTGTCATTAAAAGGCTAATCGGTCGTCCAAAGGTCCATATTAGGCAGAAAGACCCAACAGAAACTGTAATTGAAGGTGAAAAATTGAAAAGGAGTTTCTATGTGAAATGTAGCAAGTTTGGTCAGACAGGTCACAACTATAAGACCTACAAGAGTGTGCCATCAAACCCAAATTGA